One stretch of Arachis duranensis cultivar V14167 chromosome 1, aradu.V14167.gnm2.J7QH, whole genome shotgun sequence DNA includes these proteins:
- the LOC107490551 gene encoding uncharacterized protein LOC107490551, with product MITLSDERSVEEANTQTEQFQDNPKEKHEERNQALNPTHRERLKKEETLNPYTPFSQRLKGSVARRVYSRFLDMFASLHVNIPFIKALQQMPSYIKYIKELLTKKSSLKGGQTIVMNRECSALIQTEPPTKKKDPGSFHIPCAIGETIIDKGLYFVILEMEENHIHPIILGRPFLAIARVLIDVERGELILRIHDEQLTFNVLKPSQEADHDNKELRKEHNKELIEETSTGA from the exons atgATCACTCTAAGTGATGAGAGAAGTGTGGAAGAAGCAAACACACAAACAGAACAATTTCAAGACAATCCAAAGGAAAAACATGAAGAGAGAAATCAAGCACTCAATCCCACACACAGGGAGAGGCTAAAGAAAGAAGAGACTCTGAACCCATATACACCTTTTTCCCAAAGGCTCAAGGGTAGTGTAGCAAGGAGAGTATATTCAAGGTTCCTCGACATGTTTGCATCCCTTCATGTGAACATACCGTTCATTAAGGCTCTTCAGCAGATGCCCTCATACATCAAGTACATAAAGGAGCTGCTGACCAAAAAGAGTTCGCTGAAGGGTGGGCAAACAATAGTGATGAATAGGGAGTGCAGTGCTCTCATCCAAACAGAGccacctacaaagaagaaggacccagggagttttcacatcccATGTGCTATAGGAGAAACAATTATTGACAAGGGACTTt ACTTTGTTATCTTAGAGATGGAAGAGAATCACATCCATCCCATCATCCTTGGGAGACCATTCTTGGCCATAGCCAGGGTGcttatagatgtggagcgagGAGAACTAATATTGAGGATACATGATGAACAACTCACCTTTAATGTCCTCAaaccctcacaagaagcagatcatgaTAACAAAGAGTTAAGGAAAGAGCACAATAAGGAACTGATAGAAGAGACAAGCACGGGAGCATAA